A single window of Halobacterium jilantaiense DNA harbors:
- a CDS encoding ABC transporter ATP-binding protein, producing the protein MTAIQMAEVTKRYGGEPAVVDLDLTVDDGIVYGFLGPNGAGKSTTIDMLMNYTRPSTGSITVLGLDAQEDASRIHARTGILPDRFGVYRTLTGREHVKYVLDANDAIGDPEAVLDRVGLGDAIDQRAGGYSKGMEQRLGLAMAIAGEPELLVLDEPFSGLDPYGVRLVREVVEEERDRGATVFFSSHVLDQVERVCDQVGLLADGHLIAEGTPTELRDIAGVQTRLRIETTDHDPAVDGIRDLDGVTDVTYQGGELVVTCPRTAGNEILRQLEDAGVGIQSFDIDHGTTEDAFVELADARAD; encoded by the coding sequence ATGACTGCGATTCAGATGGCCGAGGTCACCAAACGCTACGGTGGCGAGCCAGCCGTCGTGGACCTCGACCTCACAGTCGACGACGGCATCGTCTACGGGTTCCTCGGGCCAAACGGTGCGGGAAAGTCCACCACCATCGACATGCTGATGAACTACACACGCCCGTCCACGGGCAGTATTACCGTTCTCGGACTGGACGCCCAAGAAGACGCCAGCCGCATTCACGCTCGAACCGGCATCCTGCCTGACCGATTCGGCGTCTATCGCACCCTCACCGGACGCGAACACGTCAAATACGTCCTCGACGCTAACGACGCCATCGGAGACCCTGAAGCAGTCCTCGACCGCGTCGGCCTCGGAGACGCAATCGACCAGCGTGCCGGCGGTTACTCGAAGGGCATGGAACAACGACTCGGGCTCGCAATGGCAATCGCCGGCGAGCCCGAGCTTCTCGTTCTCGACGAACCGTTCTCCGGCCTCGACCCGTACGGCGTCCGACTGGTCAGGGAAGTCGTCGAGGAGGAACGTGACCGGGGCGCGACTGTCTTCTTCTCCAGTCACGTCCTCGACCAAGTCGAACGGGTCTGTGACCAAGTTGGCTTGCTCGCCGACGGCCACCTGATTGCCGAAGGCACGCCGACGGAACTCCGTGACATAGCAGGTGTCCAGACCCGCCTCCGCATCGAAACGACCGACCACGACCCGGCGGTAGACGGTATCCGCGACCTCGACGGCGTCACGGATGTCACTTATCAGGGCGGCGAACTCGTGGTCACGTGTCCACGAACTGCCGGCAACGAAATCCTGCGGCAACTGGAAGACGCAGGGGTCGGCATCCAGTCGTTCGACATCGACCACGGAACGACTGAGGATGCGTTCGTCGAACTGGCCGACGCCCGAGCGGATTAA